The Aerococcaceae bacterium DSM 111021 genomic sequence TGTTGACCCTTTTTATACTGGTGGTCATCCAGATCGAATTGTTTGGTTGTGTCCGTTGATAAATCAACAGACCCCATTACACATTTGGTGTGTTTATCTTTGTTCAGTTTTCAATGAGCTTTCGTTGCGGTTGTGATGCAACTTTATAAGTATAACATTTATGTGACAAGCATGTCAAGTTTATTTTAAACTTATTTCAAACTTATTTTTAAATGTTTTTGTTTTCGTCACATCTCACGTGACAAGGTCTTAATGATACCATGTTTCATATCATCATGTCAAACCTTTTTTGAACTTCTTTTCAAATCGTTTTGATTTGATCGTCTAGTTCGTCGCTGTCTCAATTGACAACCTTTATATAATACCACGATTTAGATCTCGATGTCAATATTTTATTTAACTTATTTCCACCGACTTTTAAATCGTTCGGTTGCTCTGTTAGCAACCTATATATAGTATCATCTGATGATCCACTCTGTCAATACTATTATTTAGTATTTTTGAAAAACCTTTAATATCCCTACTATAATAAGTTTAGTAACTGCTTTGATTTGTAATTTAACGTTATAATAGTAAAGTTGTGTATAATTTATCCAGTTAACCGTTCAATGTATTTACGGATCATGTATGCTCCTTCTATATAGTCTCCTTAAGTTACAATCAATAATAAGAGATTGGTTCCTTATACTAATTATTTTACTATACATTATTTACTTTATATACACTCCCCTTACTATACTGTATATATATAACTGGAGCCATTGATTTAGCTTCTTACTTATTGGTTGATAGACTTCTGCTAAATTAGTAAGGTGTTTTTTTCTCACCAGGAATATCCCCGGACATATTTTAGAGTTTGATAAGCCATTGTGTAGTTATCTGTGAAATATTGCTTCTTAAATTGATGCGTTCTTTCTATAAAGCATACAGCAAAACGTATATCTTGATTTCTTTATTCCAATGAACTGTGGTGGTCTGACTCCTTGTCTCCTTATTGCACTAATGCCTCAAGACTCCAATCCTCTACAGTTCCTGGTTTTGTATAAACTCGTTAACATCCTCAGGCTTCTAACAATATCCCTTATCTGACATAACTACTGAATAGTCCTATTGCTTATATAGTTTTTTGCATATTATTTATCTTAATCCTTCATTATAAATAAAAACAACATATTCAAATAATTTCTTATAAAAGAGTTGTTAATTTATAATACTTAGAAGTAAAAATCCTTGTTGACTCATATGAAAGTAATGAAATCTAAGTTATTGTTATGCCTATGTGTATATGAAGATATATCTACCGAAATGCATAATATTTAAAATTTGATTATATATAGCTTTAACCGATTTCTGTTCAGTAAATTTTAATTATATGTATTTTCATATGTATATCGTATCTTCAATCATTCACATAATCATACTTTTGCGATCCAAATCTTTCTCTTTTAATAGCCAATAAAGTTAAGTAAAACTCTAATGCTTATAGAAAGATAAAAGTGTAGAAGATTACAGCGCAAACCTACATAACTCTGCAGCCAAATACCCCGTTAGTAATGCAAGTTTTTTGGTCGCATTACCCAGTGAAAATGAGGAGTTTCTATTCACCGGGATAAAACAGTTGTTTGATTAAACAAAGTGCGACGCACTGTGACTTTCAAGGTCAAGTCTGTAACTCTGCCATTGGGCATGAAAAAAATATTCGGATAGAATCATTGTGGCAGAGGGAGAAACATTAGTGTTTAGTTGTACCGAATGAATACTATCACCTATCATAAGAGATGGAAGTGCGAGTGAATAAACACAATAAAATATGATTAATCAAACTCGAGTCCCTTTATTAAATACCTACTGCCATCTGAGACTACTGGTTTACCTCACTTGGAATCGTTATCGAGTGATGACGTTTATGGGGGGAGTATAGGCTGAAGATTATCGTCTTTATATGCATAGACAACGCGCTATTCATTGGTCAGAAACTCTGAAAGATTGGAAGCAACAATCATCTAAGTTTATCTATTCGAGGAACTGGAAATATTTATCGGGACGCTTCCAAGCTTAATTTAGCATCGAAGACCTCCACTTACTTTATCAAAGGCTTTATTGAATAGTCGTGCTGTTAGTCTAGTGTTCTATGACCGAATTAAACGAGCGTTTTACAAAATAATCACTCAAAATGAGAAAAAATATCAGTGATGTAGATTGGATGGCTTACGATAGTTGACGAGTCATTTAAACAAGGTGGAGACAATATATTGAAGGAAACTTGAGGTTGAGGCCAAAGAAATTCGACGGATTGACCCTACTCATTTCACAGTCGACGTTTACGAGTTCAAAATCGCTTGATACTTACCAATGGCACCCAAACATTCGACTACCAGACAATGACAAAAAGGAATAAATAGTCTCACTGCAATTTATATATAAAAGAAAAAACATCGTCTGTATCGAAGCATCTGGGACGGGAAAAACTCATCTGGCAACAGGTCCGAACGACCTTTCAAACGCTTGAAAAGTACTTACCCGCGATTGAAAATAGTTTGACATACACGTTATCCAATAGGATTATTGAAGGCACCAATAACAAAATCAAGAACATAAAACGCAGCGGGTATGGATATCTGAACTTTAATTACTTACGTTATCGTATTTTGATTACTCAGAACTTACTGGTTAGATAGACCAAAAAGAGACGTCCGCTCTTCTTTAAAGATGAGAACACAACACAAACTATCGTTGCATAGAGAGTCACTTAAACATAGGAATAAAAAAAGAGATATAGATTTAAAATCTACATCTCTTTTTTTGATCTAATATGGAGGATAGCGGGATCGAACCGCTGACCTCCTGCGTGCAAGGCAGGCGCTCTCCCAGCTGAGCTAATCCCCCATTATATCAATCGGGAAGACAGGATTCGAACCTGCGACCCCTTGGTCCCAAACCAAGTGCTCTACCAAGCTGAGCTACTTCCCGAAACTATACGCACCCTGTAGGAGTCGAACCTACAACCGCCTGATTCGTAGTCAGGTACTCTATCCAATTGAGCCAAGGGTGCAACTATTTAATTAACTAACACAAATGTGTTATGCCGAGGGCCGGAATCGAACCGGCACGGTAGTCACCCACCGCAGGATTTTAAGTCCTGTGCGTCTGCCAGTTCCGCCACCCCGGCAAAATGCCGATAGTACTTACAATCTGGCTATAAAATGTTCCTTCTAGTTTACAACAAAATGAG encodes the following:
- a CDS encoding transposase; this translates as MKEKTSSVSKHLGREKLIWQQVRTTFQTLEKYLPAIENSLTYTLSNRIIEGTNNKIKNIKRSGYGYLNFNYLRYRILITQNLLVR